A single region of the Desulfofundulus luciae genome encodes:
- the aroA gene encoding 3-phosphoshikimate 1-carboxyvinyltransferase codes for MNLEITPPRALRGITRVPGDKSISHRAAMLGALAEGDTQIENFLMGADCLATVKCLAGMGVSFTGPDENGRLTVHGRGPAGLKEPENVLDAGNSGTTIRLMLGILAGLPFFTVITGDASLRRRPMKRVTAPLSRMGARIWGRQEASLAPLAVRGGELQGAGFSLPVASAQVKSALLLAGLSARGETRVAEPAPSRDHTERMLQYFGAEIHKEGLTVWIRGGQVLAGRRVTVPGDISSAAFLMVAAAVVPGSDVTIREVGVNPTRDGILEVLRAMGADLEIFNRHHLGGEPVADIRVRYSRLKGITIGGELIPRLIDEIPILAVAGALAEGELVVRDAAELKVKESNRIATVVGELRKFGVEVEALADGLRVRGGRPLTGALCESHGDHRIAMAMAVAGLVARGKTVIQDAGCVDVSFPGFAGILNTLRVD; via the coding sequence ATGAACCTGGAAATTACCCCACCCCGGGCGCTGCGGGGGATCACCAGGGTTCCCGGGGATAAATCCATCTCGCACCGGGCGGCCATGCTGGGCGCCCTGGCTGAAGGTGATACACAAATTGAAAATTTTCTCATGGGAGCCGATTGCCTGGCTACGGTGAAATGCCTGGCCGGAATGGGAGTGTCTTTCACCGGCCCCGATGAAAACGGCCGGCTCACGGTACACGGCCGGGGTCCTGCGGGCCTGAAGGAACCGGAAAACGTGCTGGACGCGGGCAATTCCGGTACAACCATACGTCTTATGCTGGGCATCCTTGCCGGGTTGCCCTTTTTTACCGTGATTACCGGGGATGCCTCCCTGCGCCGGCGGCCCATGAAACGGGTCACCGCCCCCTTATCCCGGATGGGCGCCCGCATCTGGGGGCGCCAGGAGGCCAGCCTGGCTCCCCTGGCGGTGCGGGGTGGTGAACTGCAGGGTGCAGGCTTTTCCCTGCCCGTAGCCAGCGCCCAGGTAAAGTCGGCCCTGTTGCTGGCCGGCCTTTCGGCCCGGGGTGAAACCAGGGTTGCTGAACCCGCCCCGTCCCGGGATCATACGGAACGCATGCTGCAATACTTCGGTGCCGAAATACATAAAGAGGGACTTACCGTTTGGATAAGGGGCGGGCAGGTCCTGGCGGGGCGACGGGTAACAGTGCCGGGCGACATCTCCTCGGCTGCTTTCCTTATGGTAGCGGCGGCGGTGGTACCCGGTTCCGACGTGACCATACGGGAAGTCGGGGTCAACCCCACCCGGGACGGCATTCTGGAAGTGCTGCGGGCCATGGGTGCCGATCTGGAGATTTTCAACCGGCACCACCTGGGTGGTGAGCCGGTAGCCGACATCCGGGTTCGTTATTCCCGTCTTAAAGGTATTACCATTGGTGGGGAATTGATTCCCCGCCTCATCGATGAAATTCCCATTCTGGCCGTGGCCGGTGCCCTGGCAGAAGGAGAACTGGTAGTACGGGATGCTGCGGAACTGAAGGTGAAAGAAAGCAACCGCATTGCCACCGTGGTGGGAGAGTTAAGGAAATTTGGCGTGGAAGTGGAAGCGCTGGCCGATGGCCTGCGGGTACGGGGTGGCCGCCCCCTCACGGGGGCCTTATGCGAAAGCCACGGGGATCACCGCATAGCCATGGCCATGGCCGTAGCGGGCCTGGTCGCCCGGGGCAAAACGGTAATTCAGGATGCGGGGTGTGTGGATGTTTCCTTCCCCGGTTTCGCCGGTATTTTAAACACTTTACGGGTAGACTAA
- a CDS encoding prephenate dehydrogenase yields the protein MFNRVTIIGVGLIGGSLGLALRRRSLARRVVGVDKNPENLRLARESGAIHEASFDAAEAVSGSELVILATPVGETLSVLTRLKSRLSPGTVVTDVGSTKAVVCTRAAEIMPPGAWFVGGHPMAGSEYTGMAGADPYLFENAFYIITPLPDTPPPALERVRALAAGVGAQVVEMTPAEHDRAVAAVSHLPHLVAVALVNTLVDLPGGEAFLPLGAGGFRDTTRVAAGNPLMWRDIFLSNTPAVAGVLAVFRRQLDQLEEVIKNGDGEKILALLERASRVRKKVPARMRGYLGAMHEIVVGVPDRPGMIAKIAGLLGDAGINISDIEILRVREGEGGSIRLAFATATEQDEAANILRQAGYQVVKR from the coding sequence ATGTTTAACCGGGTGACCATCATCGGCGTGGGTTTAATAGGCGGCTCTCTGGGGCTGGCCTTGCGCCGCCGCTCCCTGGCCCGCCGGGTGGTAGGGGTGGATAAAAACCCGGAAAACCTTCGCCTGGCCCGGGAATCAGGGGCCATACACGAAGCGTCGTTTGATGCCGCGGAAGCGGTATCCGGATCGGAACTGGTCATCCTGGCCACACCGGTGGGTGAAACCCTGTCCGTCCTGACCCGGCTGAAATCACGTCTTTCGCCGGGTACGGTGGTCACCGATGTGGGCAGCACCAAGGCGGTAGTCTGCACCCGGGCGGCGGAAATAATGCCCCCGGGAGCCTGGTTTGTGGGCGGCCACCCCATGGCTGGCTCGGAATATACGGGCATGGCCGGGGCGGATCCCTACCTTTTTGAAAACGCCTTTTACATCATCACCCCCCTCCCGGACACGCCTCCGCCGGCCCTGGAACGGGTAAGGGCACTGGCCGCCGGGGTGGGAGCTCAGGTGGTGGAAATGACCCCTGCAGAACACGACCGGGCCGTGGCTGCCGTCAGCCACCTGCCCCACCTGGTGGCGGTGGCCCTGGTGAATACCCTGGTGGATTTGCCGGGGGGAGAAGCATTTCTCCCCCTGGGTGCCGGGGGGTTCCGGGACACCACCCGGGTGGCCGCCGGCAATCCCCTGATGTGGCGGGATATTTTTCTCTCGAACACACCGGCCGTTGCCGGGGTGCTGGCCGTCTTTCGCCGGCAACTGGATCAACTGGAAGAAGTAATCAAAAATGGTGACGGCGAAAAAATCCTCGCCCTTTTAGAACGGGCCAGCCGGGTGCGTAAAAAAGTCCCCGCCCGCATGCGGGGATATCTGGGGGCCATGCATGAAATAGTGGTAGGGGTTCCCGACCGCCCGGGTATGATTGCTAAAATAGCCGGCCTCTTAGGAGATGCGGGCATCAACATTAGCGACATCGAAATCCTCCGGGTGCGGGAGGGGGAAGGGGGCTCCATACGCCTGGCCTTCGCCACCGCCACCGAACAGGACGAAGCAGCGAATATCTTGAGACAGGCCGGCTACCAGGTAGTCAAGAGGTAA
- the aroF gene encoding 3-deoxy-7-phosphoheptulonate synthase, protein MIIVMQKEATGEQVEAVIARLKKNGFETHLSQGVERTIIGIIGDRTRLEDMALEAMPGVEKVMPVLQPYKLASRAFHPEDSVVMVGDLAIGGEEIHVMAGPCAVESREQLLEAARQVKAAGATILRGGAYKPRTSPYSFQGLEEEGLKLLAEARELTGLKIVTEVMDVRTLPLVAEYADILQIGARNMQNFFLLREVARVDKPVLLKRGLSCTIEEWLMAAEYIMSGGNHRVILCERGIRTFENYTRNTLDLTAVPVVKYLSHLPVVVDPSHGVGKWRFVPTMARAAVAAGADGLLVEVHPNPAEALCDGPQSLTPENFAHMMKELHSVARAVNRHLAGGSANV, encoded by the coding sequence ATGATTATCGTCATGCAAAAGGAAGCAACCGGGGAGCAGGTAGAAGCGGTAATAGCGCGGCTCAAAAAAAACGGCTTTGAAACACACCTCTCCCAGGGGGTAGAGCGGACCATCATCGGGATCATTGGCGACCGCACCCGCCTGGAGGACATGGCCCTGGAAGCCATGCCCGGCGTGGAAAAGGTAATGCCGGTGCTCCAACCATACAAGCTGGCCAGCCGGGCCTTTCATCCGGAAGACAGCGTGGTCATGGTGGGGGATCTGGCCATCGGAGGGGAAGAGATCCATGTGATGGCCGGACCCTGTGCGGTGGAAAGCCGGGAACAGTTGCTGGAGGCGGCCCGGCAGGTGAAAGCCGCCGGGGCTACCATTTTACGAGGGGGGGCTTATAAGCCCCGTACTTCCCCCTATTCCTTTCAGGGGCTGGAAGAGGAGGGTTTGAAGCTTCTGGCCGAAGCCCGGGAACTAACCGGGTTAAAAATAGTCACGGAAGTAATGGATGTACGCACCCTGCCCCTGGTGGCGGAATACGCCGACATTTTGCAAATCGGTGCCCGGAACATGCAAAATTTCTTCCTCCTGCGGGAAGTAGCCCGGGTCGATAAACCTGTTCTTTTAAAACGCGGCCTTTCATGCACCATTGAAGAGTGGCTGATGGCGGCAGAATACATTATGTCCGGGGGCAACCATCGGGTGATCCTGTGCGAGCGGGGCATCCGCACCTTTGAAAACTACACCCGCAACACTCTGGATCTTACCGCCGTGCCGGTGGTCAAATACTTAAGCCACCTGCCGGTGGTGGTAGACCCCAGCCACGGCGTCGGTAAATGGCGGTTTGTGCCCACCATGGCCCGGGCGGCGGTCGCCGCCGGTGCCGATGGCCTGCTGGTCGAGGTGCACCCCAACCCGGCGGAAGCCCTGTGCGACGGCCCGCAGTCTTTAACCCCGGAAAATTTTGCCCACATGATGAAGGAATTACACAGTGTAGCCCGGGCCGTAAACCGCCATCTGGCCGGGGGATCTGCTAATGTTTAA
- the trpA gene encoding tryptophan synthase subunit alpha encodes MKGNRITQRFSALAQEGKKGLITYITAGDPDLDTTARLVRTMAEAGADLVEVGIPFSDPVADGPVIQKASARALANGVRVRDIIRTCAGIRQNTGVPLILMTYYNPVYQYGLEDFARDAAGAGIDGLIVPDLPFEESGELLGHTDHYGLALIPLVAPTTTEKRLAAMAPAARGFVYCVSVTGVTGAREEIHTDLAKFMRRVRRHIQLPCAIGFGIAGPVQAAAVAPYCDAMVVGSAIVDLVARAGTGDPAPAVAALVKDIKSAIEKCA; translated from the coding sequence ATGAAAGGAAACCGTATCACCCAACGTTTTTCCGCCCTGGCTCAAGAAGGGAAAAAGGGGTTGATCACCTATATTACCGCCGGGGACCCGGATCTGGATACAACCGCCAGGCTGGTCAGAACCATGGCAGAGGCCGGGGCCGACCTGGTGGAAGTGGGCATCCCCTTTTCGGATCCTGTAGCCGACGGCCCGGTTATCCAGAAGGCCTCCGCCCGGGCCCTGGCCAATGGCGTGCGGGTTAGGGACATCATCCGCACGTGCGCCGGTATCCGGCAAAACACAGGTGTTCCTTTAATCCTGATGACCTACTACAATCCCGTTTACCAGTATGGTTTGGAAGATTTTGCCCGGGACGCCGCCGGGGCCGGGATAGACGGCCTGATCGTGCCCGACCTGCCCTTTGAAGAGAGCGGAGAATTGCTGGGGCATACCGATCATTACGGACTCGCCCTCATACCCCTGGTGGCTCCTACCACCACCGAAAAAAGGCTGGCCGCCATGGCTCCCGCGGCCCGGGGCTTTGTCTACTGCGTTTCGGTTACCGGAGTAACCGGTGCCCGGGAGGAGATCCACACCGACCTGGCGAAATTCATGCGGAGGGTGCGCCGGCACATACAGCTTCCCTGCGCCATTGGCTTCGGCATTGCCGGCCCGGTGCAGGCTGCCGCGGTGGCACCGTACTGTGATGCCATGGTGGTGGGCAGCGCCATCGTCGACCTGGTGGCCCGGGCGGGTACGGGTGATCCCGCTCCGGCGGTGGCCGCCCTGGTTAAGGATATCAAGTCTGCTATCGAAAAGTGTGCCTGA
- the trpB gene encoding tryptophan synthase subunit beta, producing MPLPDERGYFGSFGGRYVPETLMPALEELTAAYQEAHRDPSFWQELEYYLQQYVGRPSPLYFARRLSEHCRGARIYLKREDLNHTGAHKINNTIGQILLARRMGKKRIIAETGAGQHGVATATAAALFGMECAVYMGEEDMARQALNVFRMRILGATVVGVTAGSRTLKDAMNEAMRDWVTNVDTTYYLIGSVAGPHPYPVMVRDFQRVIGVETRRQVQEQTGRLPDVIVACVGGGSNAMGIFHPFLEDREVKLVGVEAAGCGLDTGKHAATLNRGRPGILHGSKSYVLQDEDGQINLAHSISAGLDYPGVGPEHSYLKETGRVVYTAVTDEEALEAFQLLCRTEGIIPALESAHALAQAVKMAGEMPQEAIIVVNLSGRGDKDVQTVARALGGEG from the coding sequence ATGCCTTTACCGGATGAACGGGGCTACTTTGGATCCTTTGGAGGCCGTTACGTGCCGGAAACCCTTATGCCGGCCCTGGAAGAACTGACCGCGGCCTACCAGGAAGCCCACCGGGACCCGTCCTTCTGGCAGGAGCTGGAATATTATCTGCAGCAATACGTGGGACGGCCCTCACCATTGTATTTTGCCCGCCGTCTGAGTGAACACTGCCGGGGGGCCAGGATTTATCTCAAGAGGGAAGACCTCAACCACACCGGTGCCCACAAGATAAATAATACCATTGGCCAGATTCTCCTGGCCCGGCGTATGGGTAAGAAGCGGATTATTGCCGAAACGGGTGCCGGCCAGCACGGGGTGGCCACAGCTACCGCCGCTGCGCTGTTCGGCATGGAATGTGCCGTATACATGGGCGAAGAGGATATGGCCCGTCAGGCCCTGAACGTCTTCCGCATGCGCATCCTGGGTGCCACGGTGGTTGGTGTGACGGCGGGGAGCCGTACCCTGAAGGATGCCATGAACGAAGCCATGCGGGATTGGGTGACCAATGTCGATACCACTTATTACCTGATCGGGTCGGTAGCAGGCCCCCATCCCTATCCCGTGATGGTGCGGGATTTCCAGCGCGTGATTGGGGTGGAGACCCGCCGGCAGGTGCAGGAGCAAACCGGGAGGCTGCCCGATGTAATCGTGGCCTGCGTGGGCGGGGGTAGCAATGCCATGGGCATATTCCACCCTTTCCTTGAAGACAGGGAAGTAAAACTGGTCGGGGTGGAAGCAGCGGGCTGCGGGTTGGATACCGGTAAACACGCCGCCACCCTTAACCGGGGCCGACCGGGTATTCTGCACGGCTCGAAAAGCTACGTCCTGCAGGATGAAGATGGCCAGATCAACCTGGCCCACTCCATTTCCGCCGGGCTGGATTATCCCGGTGTGGGTCCCGAGCACAGCTATTTGAAAGAAACGGGCAGGGTTGTCTATACTGCCGTAACCGATGAGGAGGCCCTGGAAGCCTTTCAACTGCTCTGCCGCACCGAGGGAATCATTCCGGCCCTGGAAAGTGCCCATGCCCTGGCCCAGGCAGTGAAGATGGCCGGGGAAATGCCTCAAGAAGCCATCATCGTGGTAAACCTTTCCGGCCGGGGGGACAAGGATGTGCAAACTGTAGCCCGCGCCCTGGGAGGGGAGGGCTAA
- a CDS encoding phosphoribosylanthranilate isomerase produces the protein MVRVKICGITDISSALAAAEAGADALGFVFAPSPRRITPSQACRICRELPPFITRVGVFVDAPLEEVRAVAEYCGLDAIQLHGCESPDYCRALGRRVIKAFRVGDEIDPVELSGHPADAILLDTFVAGQRGGTGRPFDWQLAAGLKLSRPLILAGGLTPENVGRAVVTVQPYGVDVSSGVEKDGQPGKKDPDKIRRFIAAAKGL, from the coding sequence ATGGTAAGGGTAAAAATCTGCGGCATCACTGATATTTCCAGCGCCCTGGCGGCCGCTGAAGCGGGAGCGGATGCCCTCGGTTTTGTCTTTGCTCCCAGTCCCCGGCGCATTACCCCGTCCCAGGCCTGCCGGATTTGCAGAGAATTGCCGCCTTTCATCACCCGGGTGGGAGTATTTGTAGATGCTCCGCTGGAAGAAGTGCGGGCCGTGGCGGAATACTGCGGGCTGGACGCGATCCAGCTGCACGGCTGCGAATCCCCGGACTACTGCCGCGCCCTGGGCCGCAGGGTGATCAAGGCCTTCCGGGTTGGTGATGAAATCGACCCGGTAGAGTTGTCCGGTCATCCGGCAGATGCCATATTGCTTGATACCTTTGTGGCCGGTCAAAGGGGGGGCACCGGGCGGCCCTTTGACTGGCAGCTGGCCGCCGGTTTAAAGCTTTCCCGTCCCCTCATCCTGGCAGGCGGTCTAACGCCGGAGAATGTCGGCCGGGCCGTAGTTACAGTGCAGCCCTACGGGGTGGACGTCAGCAGCGGAGTGGAAAAGGACGGGCAGCCGGGAAAAAAAGACCCGGACAAAATCCGCCGCTTTATTGCCGCAGCCAAAGGCCTTTAA
- the trpC gene encoding indole-3-glycerol phosphate synthase TrpC translates to MILEKIIAHKHREIQSRREMRPLSRLIDRVQALGPTRPLGSFLRRPGKVTLIAEIKRASPSKGWLVKGMKPVETARIYTRAGAAAISILTDNRFFRGHRAFLPLVRRESPLPLLCKDFIIDPYQIYEARCLGADAVLLIVAALNDRQLTTFQALAGELGMSCLVEVHTAEELERARASGATIIGINNRNLHTFSTDLSTTFRLREKITDPGVVVVSESGINSREDMLALARCRVDAALVGEALVRAGDVERKVKELLGEGIVPW, encoded by the coding sequence TTGATCCTGGAGAAAATTATTGCCCACAAACACCGGGAGATTCAATCCCGCCGGGAAATGCGCCCCCTTTCCCGGTTAATTGACAGGGTCCAGGCGCTTGGACCCACCAGGCCCCTGGGCAGTTTCTTGCGCCGGCCCGGGAAAGTGACCCTCATAGCCGAGATCAAGCGGGCATCACCATCTAAAGGCTGGCTGGTAAAAGGCATGAAACCGGTAGAAACAGCCCGGATTTATACCCGGGCCGGTGCCGCGGCCATTTCCATACTTACCGATAACCGCTTTTTCCGGGGGCATCGCGCGTTCCTGCCCCTGGTGCGCCGGGAAAGCCCGTTGCCTCTTTTGTGCAAGGACTTTATCATCGACCCTTATCAAATATACGAAGCCCGCTGCCTGGGGGCAGATGCCGTCCTGCTTATTGTCGCGGCGCTCAATGACCGGCAGTTGACCACCTTTCAAGCACTGGCCGGTGAGCTGGGCATGAGCTGCCTGGTGGAAGTGCACACTGCAGAAGAACTGGAGCGCGCTCGGGCATCTGGAGCCACCATCATCGGCATTAACAACCGGAACCTGCACACATTTTCCACGGATCTCAGCACTACCTTCCGCCTGCGGGAGAAAATCACCGACCCCGGAGTGGTGGTGGTCAGCGAAAGTGGCATTAATTCCAGAGAGGATATGCTGGCCCTGGCCCGCTGCCGGGTGGATGCGGCCCTGGTGGGAGAGGCCCTGGTGAGAGCCGGTGATGTAGAACGAAAGGTGAAAGAACTGCTGGGGGAAGGTATCGTTCCATGGTAA
- the trpD gene encoding anthranilate phosphoribosyltransferase, with protein sequence MIKEAISRAVAGQSLTEKEAEQVMDEIMTGQASPAQIAALLTAMRFKGETIEEITGFARSMRRHATPVRSRHPLLVDTCGTGGDGANTFNISTIAAFVLAGAGVPVAKHGNRSVSSRCGSADVLEALGVNLELSPADLEECLDRVGMAFLFAPVLHKAMKHAAGPRREIGIRTVFNVLGPLTNPAGAKAQIIGVYSAELVPVIARVLARLGTRRAFVVHGAGGLDEISPAGPAVVAEVREEEIREYSLDPADYGFSYVPVEALAGGSPEHNAALAREILRGAPGPCRDTVLLNAALGLVAAGKAGDLAGGLALAAASIDSGAAAGKLDELVAFTRRSGRQVVSL encoded by the coding sequence ATGATCAAAGAAGCCATCAGCCGGGCAGTGGCCGGGCAAAGTCTGACCGAAAAAGAGGCGGAACAGGTAATGGATGAAATCATGACCGGGCAGGCGAGCCCGGCACAGATTGCCGCGCTGCTCACTGCCATGCGTTTTAAAGGGGAAACAATAGAAGAAATTACCGGCTTCGCCCGGTCCATGCGCCGTCACGCCACGCCGGTTCGTTCCAGACACCCCTTGCTGGTGGACACCTGCGGCACGGGGGGAGACGGGGCCAACACCTTTAACATTTCCACCATCGCCGCCTTCGTGCTGGCCGGGGCAGGGGTTCCGGTAGCAAAACACGGCAACCGTTCCGTATCCAGCCGCTGCGGGTCTGCCGACGTGCTGGAAGCACTGGGGGTAAATCTGGAGTTATCTCCCGCGGACCTGGAGGAGTGCCTGGACAGGGTAGGAATGGCCTTCCTTTTTGCCCCGGTTCTGCATAAAGCCATGAAGCATGCGGCGGGACCCCGGCGGGAAATAGGCATTCGCACGGTCTTTAACGTCCTTGGCCCCTTAACCAATCCTGCCGGAGCAAAAGCCCAGATTATAGGGGTGTACAGTGCGGAACTGGTACCCGTTATCGCCCGGGTACTGGCCCGGCTGGGGACCAGGCGGGCCTTTGTAGTGCACGGAGCGGGGGGGCTGGACGAAATCTCCCCGGCCGGCCCGGCAGTGGTGGCCGAAGTGCGGGAAGAAGAAATCAGGGAATATTCCCTGGATCCGGCCGATTACGGTTTTTCTTACGTTCCCGTGGAGGCCCTGGCCGGGGGCAGCCCGGAACACAATGCGGCCCTGGCCAGGGAAATACTCCGGGGAGCTCCCGGTCCCTGCCGGGATACCGTGCTCCTTAATGCCGCTCTGGGCCTGGTGGCTGCCGGCAAGGCCGGGGATCTGGCCGGGGGTCTGGCCCTGGCCGCCGCCAGTATTGACAGCGGTGCGGCTGCAGGAAAGCTTGACGAACTGGTGGCTTTCACCCGCCGGTCCGGCAGGCAGGTGGTCAGCCTTTGA
- a CDS encoding anthranilate synthase component II has translation MFAAPVRLEQFRLTAGEKVKLLMIDNYDSFTYNLVQYFGELGVPVEVRRNDQITLDKIRALNPTHVVISPGPGNPDGAGISLALVKNLAGKVPILGVCLGHQTVGQAFGGRVVQAHQLMHGKTSAIHHDGRTIFHGLPSPFTATRYHSLVVDKHHLPDCLEVSAWTVEGEIMGLRHREFTVEGVQFHPESILTEYGRDLLANFLRCRGGRWTA, from the coding sequence ATGTTTGCTGCACCGGTAAGGCTCGAACAGTTCAGGCTAACGGCAGGTGAAAAGGTGAAGCTGCTGATGATCGACAACTATGACTCCTTTACTTATAACCTGGTGCAGTATTTTGGGGAACTCGGGGTACCCGTCGAGGTAAGGCGTAACGATCAGATCACCCTGGATAAAATCAGAGCCTTAAACCCCACCCACGTGGTCATTTCCCCCGGTCCCGGAAACCCCGACGGGGCGGGGATTTCCCTGGCGCTGGTGAAAAACCTGGCCGGGAAAGTACCTATCCTGGGGGTGTGCCTGGGCCACCAGACCGTAGGCCAGGCCTTTGGCGGCCGCGTTGTTCAGGCTCATCAGTTGATGCACGGCAAAACCTCAGCCATCCATCACGACGGCCGGACCATTTTTCACGGGTTGCCCTCCCCTTTCACGGCTACCCGCTATCATTCCCTGGTGGTGGATAAGCATCACTTACCCGATTGCCTTGAGGTAAGTGCCTGGACGGTGGAAGGGGAAATCATGGGTTTACGCCACCGGGAATTTACCGTTGAAGGAGTGCAATTCCATCCTGAATCCATCCTTACGGAATACGGGCGGGATTTGCTGGCCAACTTCCTGCGGTGCCGGGGTGGCCGGTGGACCGCCTGA
- a CDS encoding anthranilate synthase component I family protein yields MIFPSEEEYLQLACHYRLVPVSAEWEADMETPISLFSRLATEGPSFLLESVEGGEKLARYSFIGFDPLAVYCQKDGLGEIILGAKNSSGLLDAIKSVGRECIIAYRPEMGSLLSNGTGGIISGGSGYRYYLEGNPFVIVEQLMSHLRGPHLPELPRFYGGAVGYFGYDLVRWLERLPLAATDDLGLPDMILLLTGTVLILDHLRHTLRVVVNTQPGPEPQTAYLQAIKTIEKIYRLINGSPASRNTAGGPGPGGKLNSHQFQQRAVNEYSSTNRDANSIISTNLTRGEFVSLVQKAKEYIRQGEILQVVLSQRLQVPFNGDPFQVYRRLRRINPSPYLYYLNLGQVVMAGSSPEMLVRVEGDTVETRPIAGTRPRGATVAEDETLAAELLADPKERAEHVMLVDLGRNDLGRVCTPGSVTVPQFMSVEKYSHVMHLVSSVRGVLARNASAFDAFKACFPAGTVSGAPKVRAMEIIEELEPLRRGPYAGAVGYLGYNGNLDTAITIRTVTFYRGSAYVQAGAGIVADSVPEREYQETLNKARALLQTLGLENEG; encoded by the coding sequence TTGATTTTTCCCTCGGAAGAAGAATACTTGCAGTTGGCCTGCCATTACCGGCTGGTACCCGTGAGTGCCGAATGGGAGGCGGATATGGAAACACCCATTTCCCTTTTTTCCCGGCTGGCCACCGAAGGACCTTCCTTTCTTCTGGAAAGTGTGGAGGGTGGTGAAAAGCTGGCCCGCTACTCCTTTATTGGTTTTGATCCCCTGGCCGTGTACTGCCAGAAGGACGGTCTGGGGGAGATTATCCTTGGGGCAAAAAATTCTTCCGGTCTGCTTGATGCCATTAAGTCAGTTGGAAGAGAATGTATAATAGCATACCGTCCGGAGATGGGGTCGTTGTTATCCAACGGTACAGGCGGAATTATATCAGGTGGTTCAGGATACAGGTATTATCTGGAAGGAAACCCCTTTGTCATTGTTGAGCAACTGATGAGCCATTTGCGAGGTCCCCACCTGCCGGAGTTGCCCCGCTTTTACGGCGGTGCAGTGGGCTACTTTGGCTACGACCTGGTGCGCTGGCTGGAGAGGTTGCCCCTGGCGGCCACGGATGACCTGGGATTGCCCGACATGATCCTGCTTTTAACCGGCACCGTGCTCATTCTGGATCACCTGCGCCACACCTTGAGGGTGGTGGTGAACACACAGCCCGGACCAGAACCTCAAACCGCCTACCTCCAGGCAATAAAAACTATTGAAAAAATATACCGGTTAATTAACGGTTCCCCTGCCAGCAGGAACACTGCCGGTGGGCCGGGACCGGGTGGGAAATTAAACTCGCATCAATTTCAACAAAGGGCCGTTAATGAATATTCCTCAACGAACAGAGATGCAAACTCCATTATAAGCACCAACCTGACCAGGGGGGAATTTGTATCCCTGGTGCAAAAGGCCAAGGAATATATCAGGCAGGGGGAAATCCTGCAGGTGGTTCTTTCCCAGCGTTTGCAGGTACCCTTTAACGGAGATCCCTTCCAGGTTTACCGGCGGCTGCGCCGCATTAACCCCTCCCCCTACCTGTATTACCTGAACCTGGGGCAAGTAGTAATGGCCGGTTCTTCACCGGAGATGCTGGTACGCGTGGAAGGCGATACGGTAGAAACCCGGCCCATTGCGGGCACACGCCCCCGGGGAGCTACCGTTGCAGAAGATGAAACGCTGGCGGCGGAGTTGCTGGCCGATCCCAAGGAGCGGGCGGAACACGTAATGCTGGTGGACCTGGGGCGCAACGACCTGGGCCGGGTATGCACCCCGGGGAGCGTAACCGTGCCCCAGTTCATGAGCGTCGAGAAATATTCCCACGTCATGCATCTCGTTTCATCGGTACGGGGCGTTCTGGCCCGCAATGCGTCGGCCTTTGATGCTTTTAAGGCCTGTTTTCCGGCCGGTACGGTTTCCGGAGCACCCAAAGTACGGGCCATGGAGATTATCGAAGAGCTGGAACCCTTACGCCGCGGTCCATACGCCGGTGCCGTGGGTTACCTGGGGTATAACGGCAACCTGGATACAGCCATCACTATCCGCACCGTCACTTTTTACAGGGGTTCTGCTTACGTGCAGGCGGGGGCGGGCATTGTGGCCGATTCCGTACCGGAAAGGGAGTACCAGGAAACCCTGAACAAAGCCCGGGCACTGCTGCAAACCCTTGGCCTGGAAAATGAGGGGTGA
- the aroH gene encoding chorismate mutase, translating into MAKTYVRGIRGAITVERNTAEDIIQATGELLQAIMAENDLDPEDIASAFFTVTADLNAEFPATAARELLGWKYVPLLCAREIDVPGRLPRCIRVLVHVNTTRSQREIKHVYLREAAQLRTDLLPQ; encoded by the coding sequence ATGGCAAAAACATACGTACGGGGTATCCGGGGAGCCATAACGGTAGAACGGAATACGGCTGAGGATATCATTCAGGCCACGGGAGAACTGTTGCAGGCCATTATGGCGGAAAACGATCTTGACCCCGAGGACATTGCCAGTGCCTTTTTTACCGTTACTGCCGATCTTAATGCTGAATTTCCGGCTACGGCAGCCCGGGAACTGCTGGGGTGGAAATACGTACCCCTTTTATGTGCCCGGGAGATTGATGTGCCGGGGCGCCTGCCCCGGTGCATAAGGGTACTGGTTCACGTGAACACAACCCGCTCCCAGCGGGAAATCAAGCACGTTTATCTGCGGGAAGCTGCGCAACTGCGCACCGATTTACTTCCCCAGTAA